One Helicobacter cetorum MIT 00-7128 DNA window includes the following coding sequences:
- a CDS encoding membrane protein, translated as MFSEWLLFTIAIVLVIYMGVRTFFFKTVAKRQERTTASMKLTLQEAEILIQKHQLQLQRALGNIDILTQEMSSLKTELKTLKQRNTQYKSESDKYKNRIKELEQKIEALL; from the coding sequence ATGTTTTCTGAATGGCTTTTATTTACTATTGCAATTGTTTTAGTCATTTATATGGGAGTGCGCACTTTCTTTTTCAAAACCGTTGCTAAGCGCCAAGAACGCACCACTGCCTCTATGAAACTCACTTTACAAGAAGCAGAAATTTTAATCCAAAAACACCAATTACAACTTCAAAGAGCATTAGGCAACATTGATATTCTTACTCAAGAAATGAGCTCCTTAAAAACAGAGTTAAAAACACTCAAACAGCGTAACACTCAATATAAGAGTGAATCAGATAAATACAAAAACCGCATTAAGGAGCTAGAGCAAAAAATAGAAGCCCTTCTTTAA
- the apt gene encoding adenine phosphoribosyltransferase, which translates to MNEAFKKELLQHIREIKDYPKKGILFKDITTLINHHKLFKELIDKLKKRYENMPIDFVVGIEARGFILGSALAYALGVGFVPIRKKGKLPSKIISQTYALEYGTDSMEIHTDAFRGIKGARVLLIDDLIATGGTALASLKLIKSLQAICAEACFLIGLKELSGIKLIDEQVKTFCVLEC; encoded by the coding sequence ATGAATGAAGCATTTAAAAAAGAACTTTTACAACACATTAGAGAGATAAAAGATTATCCTAAAAAAGGCATCTTATTTAAAGATATAACCACTCTTATCAACCACCATAAGTTATTTAAAGAGCTTATTGATAAGCTTAAAAAACGCTATGAAAACATGCCTATTGATTTTGTAGTAGGCATTGAGGCAAGAGGCTTTATTCTAGGCTCTGCTCTAGCCTATGCGCTTGGTGTAGGATTTGTCCCTATTAGAAAAAAGGGTAAATTGCCTAGCAAAATCATTTCTCAAACCTATGCTCTTGAATATGGCACAGATAGCATGGAAATTCATACAGACGCTTTTAGGGGTATTAAAGGGGCTAGAGTGTTACTTATAGATGATTTGATTGCAACAGGAGGCACCGCCCTAGCAAGCCTTAAGCTTATCAAATCTTTGCAAGCCATATGTGCTGAGGCTTGTTTTTTAATAGGGCTTAAAGAATTATCTGGTATTAAACTCATAGATGAGCAAGTCAAAACTTTTTGCGTGTTAGAGTGTTAG
- a CDS encoding site-2 protease family protein — translation MPLGDFSIESIILTIVKILALLLAIIGHEIMHGYSALLFGDTTAKNAKRLSLNPIRHLDMMGSVLLPAILLIFQAPFLFGWAKPVPIDIRYIIARKGALACVIVSLAGVAYNFLLAIIFAIIAHFVFQSFGITDLRLENLELWQLILTTFLIQSILYNIVLGIFNSIPIPPLDGSKALGFLALHFKIPSLLEWFSKMERYSMLIVFLFLFIPPLSEFFIHAPTRFLFSLLLSL, via the coding sequence TTACTTCTTGCAATTATTGGACATGAAATCATGCATGGCTATAGCGCCTTATTATTTGGCGATACTACTGCCAAAAATGCCAAACGCCTAAGTTTAAACCCTATTAGGCACTTGGATATGATGGGTTCAGTGCTCTTGCCTGCTATTTTATTGATTTTTCAAGCACCTTTTTTATTTGGTTGGGCAAAGCCTGTTCCTATAGATATACGCTACATCATTGCAAGAAAGGGTGCTCTAGCTTGCGTAATCGTGAGTTTAGCTGGTGTGGCATACAATTTTCTTTTGGCTATTATCTTTGCCATAATAGCTCATTTTGTTTTTCAAAGTTTTGGTATTACTGATTTAAGGCTTGAAAATTTAGAGCTTTGGCAATTGATTCTAACAACTTTTTTGATTCAGTCAATACTATATAATATTGTCTTAGGAATTTTTAATAGTATCCCTATCCCACCCTTAGATGGCTCAAAAGCGCTTGGTTTTCTAGCTCTACATTTTAAAATTCCAAGCTTATTAGAATGGTTTTCTAAAATGGAGCGCTACTCTATGTTAATTGTTTTCTTATTTTTATTTATCCCACCTTTATCAGAATTTTTTATCCATGCACCCACACGATTTTTATTCTCTTTATTATTATCTTTATAA
- the rpiB gene encoding ribose 5-phosphate isomerase B: MNTLATPLNINEIFIGSDHAGYQLANFIKQFLEKRGFKVHAFLAKERADYPDYAKIVCEKTLYNEHNFGILVCATGIGMSMTANRFKGIRAALCTDMYMAKMTRLHNNANVLCLGERISGLGVIESILETFFSTEFEGGRHLGRIQKIDQN, translated from the coding sequence ATGAATACCCTAGCTACCCCTCTAAATATCAATGAAATTTTTATTGGAAGCGACCATGCAGGTTATCAGCTTGCAAATTTTATTAAGCAATTCCTAGAAAAGAGAGGTTTTAAAGTGCATGCTTTTTTAGCTAAAGAGCGGGCTGATTATCCTGATTATGCCAAAATAGTTTGTGAAAAAACTCTCTATAATGAGCATAATTTTGGTATCTTAGTGTGTGCTACAGGAATAGGCATGAGCATGACAGCCAATCGTTTTAAAGGCATTAGAGCAGCCCTTTGCACTGATATGTATATGGCTAAAATGACTCGCTTACATAATAATGCTAATGTGTTGTGTTTGGGCGAAAGAATTAGTGGTTTAGGCGTTATAGAAAGCATTTTAGAAACTTTCTTTTCTACTGAATTTGAAGGCGGACGCCACTTAGGACGCATTCAAAAAATAGACCAAAATTAA